A window from Candidatus Nitrospira neomarina encodes these proteins:
- a CDS encoding O-antigen ligase family protein — MSIDLDVGQVGSTSSSRTFSRSDLWPALGWGLCLVILLGFSPRLFHIQEYFFFTLLGMAILLCVLERKPLWIHAPLLAPFICFVGWVAFTIPFSIDPWVSLKEWQKIVAQLAVFYGTCLIVQEQRNEYFLRKALPVLLVGAIVCYSYSLLDFWDRGGNLLDRTIRAGYPKAGGADFTWLSTNVLMVFPLFITGFLAVTSSWKRVLLGCGMLLSFLALVLSYSRGVWLACLTQLIVGGFLVHKRHAFRLLVIGMVVFLSVGVVLGQLGLHRETFNPWTIKARLAVWNLSAADILDHPIVGVGYGVPILEKRHGQNIVELEAVNLGIPDIPEKPHNWYLMVVTGAGLPGLALFLWLLAKVGFTIYEDWTKAMTSSYRWLQMGVFLMVLGFSIRIFFEDSFGGSHSYLFWILVGTSVVLSHSHVEGKCNQSGHRSG, encoded by the coding sequence ATGAGTATCGACTTGGACGTGGGACAGGTTGGCAGCACCTCTTCTTCGAGGACTTTCTCCCGTTCTGATCTTTGGCCCGCCCTTGGGTGGGGTCTATGTCTAGTTATTCTTTTGGGGTTTTCTCCCCGACTGTTTCATATTCAAGAATATTTCTTTTTCACTCTTCTGGGTATGGCAATACTCCTTTGTGTATTGGAGCGAAAGCCCCTCTGGATTCATGCCCCGCTCCTTGCCCCCTTTATCTGTTTTGTGGGATGGGTTGCCTTTACGATTCCTTTTTCCATTGATCCTTGGGTCAGTCTGAAGGAATGGCAAAAAATTGTAGCACAGTTGGCAGTGTTCTATGGCACCTGTTTGATTGTGCAGGAACAACGAAATGAATATTTTCTAAGAAAGGCTCTCCCCGTCTTATTGGTGGGGGCTATTGTCTGTTACTCCTATTCACTTCTTGATTTTTGGGACCGGGGAGGAAATCTTTTGGATCGCACAATTCGTGCGGGTTATCCAAAAGCGGGCGGCGCAGATTTTACCTGGCTGAGTACCAATGTGTTGATGGTTTTCCCTCTGTTCATCACGGGATTCTTGGCGGTGACCAGTTCCTGGAAACGGGTGCTGTTAGGTTGTGGCATGCTTCTCTCTTTTTTGGCCCTAGTGCTTTCCTATAGTCGTGGTGTCTGGCTAGCCTGTCTGACGCAATTAATTGTTGGAGGATTTCTTGTCCATAAACGTCACGCATTTCGCTTGCTGGTGATAGGAATGGTGGTATTTCTTTCGGTTGGAGTGGTCCTTGGTCAATTGGGACTACATCGTGAAACCTTCAATCCCTGGACTATTAAGGCTCGGTTAGCAGTATGGAATCTTAGTGCTGCAGATATTCTGGACCATCCAATCGTTGGCGTGGGTTATGGCGTGCCTATTTTAGAAAAGCGGCATGGGCAAAATATCGTTGAGTTGGAAGCTGTGAATCTCGGAATTCCCGATATTCCCGAAAAACCGCATAACTGGTATCTCATGGTGGTGACAGGGGCTGGGTTACCCGGATTGGCCTTGTTTCTTTGGTTGCTCGCCAAAGTGGGATTTACCATCTATGAAGACTGGACAAAAGCTATGACTTCCTCATATCGGTGGTTACAGATGGGGGTATTTCTCATGGTTCTTGGATTTTCGATCCGTATTTTTTTCGAGGACAGCTTCGGCGGAAGCCATTCCTATCTGTTTTGGATACTTGTCGGGACGAGTGTGGTTCTTTCGCACTCACACGTGGAGGGAAAATGCAACCAGTCCGGGCATAGAAGTGGCTAG
- a CDS encoding KpsF/GutQ family sugar-phosphate isomerase: MDILQELRRVIRLEGQAIAHLEESIGLPFEEAVRMLQACQGKVILTGVGKSGLIANKISATMVSTGTPAVYLHGSEGLHGDIGIVAKEDIVIAVGKSGESEELLVLLPFIRKIGARMIAITAQANSTLARGSDLVLVTPIQEEACPLNLAPTCSTTAALVLGDALAMALMKLRNFQPTDYAMFHPGGQLGKRLLLNVGDLMRTGEANAVIRLSHTIQFMLCEMTSKRAGAVSVLDDEDRLLGLITDFDIRRVLEGGQNLFALTIGAVMNPKPSWVYQDEKAVKVLQFMEKREKPISVLPVLNRQEKVVGMIHIHDLISRGL, from the coding sequence ATGGATATTCTTCAGGAACTTCGTCGGGTGATCAGACTGGAAGGTCAGGCCATAGCACACCTTGAGGAGAGCATAGGTCTTCCTTTCGAGGAGGCCGTAAGGATGTTGCAAGCCTGTCAGGGAAAAGTGATTCTCACAGGGGTGGGGAAATCCGGCCTGATAGCGAATAAAATTTCGGCGACGATGGTGTCCACCGGCACACCTGCGGTGTATTTACATGGCTCCGAGGGGCTGCATGGGGACATTGGGATTGTGGCGAAAGAAGATATAGTGATTGCGGTAGGCAAGTCAGGCGAAAGCGAAGAATTGCTGGTACTGCTTCCATTTATTCGAAAAATTGGTGCACGAATGATTGCCATTACGGCGCAGGCAAACTCCACTCTGGCACGAGGGAGCGATCTTGTTCTTGTGACGCCCATACAAGAAGAAGCTTGTCCGCTCAATCTGGCACCAACATGCAGCACCACTGCAGCCTTGGTCTTAGGGGATGCGCTGGCCATGGCTTTGATGAAATTGCGAAACTTTCAACCAACCGACTATGCCATGTTTCACCCTGGTGGGCAGTTAGGAAAACGACTGCTTTTAAACGTTGGGGATCTGATGCGAACCGGTGAAGCCAATGCGGTTATTCGACTTTCTCACACGATTCAATTCATGTTGTGTGAAATGACGAGTAAACGTGCTGGCGCCGTGTCCGTCCTTGATGATGAAGATCGTTTATTGGGATTGATCACTGACTTTGATATTCGTCGGGTGTTGGAAGGGGGACAAAACCTTTTCGCTCTCACGATTGGAGCGGTCATGAATCCAAAGCCCAGTTGGGTATATCAAGATGAAAAGGCCGTCAAAGTTCTTCAATTTATGGAGAAACGGGAAAAGCCCATTTCCGTGCTACCCGTCCTTAATCGACAGGAAAAAGTCGTCGGCATGATACATATTCATGATCTGATCTCCCGTGGCCTTTAA